GCCACGAACATCCCGACATAGGGGGTGACCAGCAGCAGCCCTGCCACCAGCGGGCCCGCCGGCGAGAAGCGCAGTGTGCCGAGCAGCCCGAGCAGGACACCGCCGACACCGACATAGACCGCCGGCTCGATCAGGTTGGCGGTGTTGAAGGTGCCGATCTCCACCCAGCGGTCGACCGTCCGGCTCGACCCGTCCTGCCCGAGTGTGACAAGCACCCACGTGATGGGTGCCACCACCAACCCGGCGAGGAAGCTCCAGAGATGTCGCATCCGCGCACCGTACCGTTTCCGGCATGACCGAGCACCTCTCCGCCGCTCCGACCGGCAAGCCGACGTCGTACTCCCGCGTCACCCTCAGCAAGATCATGACCGCGGTGGACGTGAACCTCTACGGGACCGTCCACGGCGGGGTCCTGATGAAGTTCGTCGACGACGTGGCGGGCGCCGCCGCGGCCCGGCACAGCGGCGGAACGGCTGTCACCGCGGCGATCGACGAGATCGTCTTCTCCGAGGCCGTCCGGGTCGGTGACCTGGTGCACGCGCACGCCCAGGTGAACTGGACCGGGCAGACGTCGATGGAGGTGGGCGTGCGGGTGGTAGCCGAGCGGTGGGACTCGGCCGAGGACGCGCCGGTGCGGGTGGCCACGGCGTACCTGGTCTTCGTCGGGGTGGACGTCGGCGGCGCGCCGCGCACCGTCCGTCCGGTGCTGCCGGAGACGCCGGAGGACGAGCGCCGGTATCGGGAGGCCGAGATCCGGCGAGAGCACCGCCTCGCCCGCCGCCGCGCCATCCAGGCCCACCGGGCGGGCTGAACCACATGGGTGGGTGGGCCGGAGTGTGGGTCGGGCACGCGTCGATAGGCGTACCCGGTGCGCAGAATGGCGCTTCGAGGTAGGGCAAGATGGCGCCACGGCCCATTCACAGTGTCGTGCGGGGCCAGGGGAGGGTGGAGCAGTGGGTGACGTGCTGTGGACGCCGCCGGCGGACGTGCTCGAGCGGTCCCGGATCGGCGACTACCTGCGCTGGCTGCGGGAGCACCGTGGGCTGGACTTCGCCGACTACGACGAGCTGTGGCGGTGGTCGGTCACCGACCTGGACGCGTTCTGGCGCTCGATCTGGGATCACTTCGAGGTGATCGCGCACACCCCGCCGACCGCCACGCTGGCCGAGCGGGGAATGCCCGGGGCCTGCTGGTTCCCCGGCGCCACCCTCAACTACGCCGAGAACGTGCTGCGGATGCCGGGCCGCGCCGACGACGATCCCGTGGTCATCGCGCACGGCCAGACCCGGCCGCCGGTCACCCTCACCGCCGCAGAGCTGCGCGAGCAGGTCCGCCGGGTGTCGGCAGGTCTGCGCCGGCTCGGCGTCACCGCCGGTGACCGCGTGGCGGCGTACGCCCCCAACATTCCCGAGACGTACGTCCTGCTGCTGGCCACTGCGAGCCTGGGCGCAATCTTCTCGTCCTGCGCGCCGGAGTTCGGCACCCGCAGCGTCACCGACCGCTGGCAGCAGATCGAGCCGACGGTGCTTGTCGCCGTGGACGGCTACCGCTACGGCGACAAGCCTGTGGACCGCCGCGCCGAGGTCGCCGCGATCCGGGCCGCCCTGCCGTCACTGCGTCACACAGTGAGCATCGGCTACCTCGACCCGACGGGTACCGCGCCTGAGGGCGCGCTGGGCTGGGCCGAGCTGGCCGCGCCCACCGACGAGCAGTTGACGTTCACGCCGGTGCCGTTCGACCACCCGCTGTACGTGCTCTACTCCTCGGGCACCACAGGCCTGCCGAAGCCGATCGTGCACGGGCACGGCGGCATCCTGCTGGAACACCTGAAGATGCTCGCCCTGCACCACGACCTCGGCCCGGCCGACAGGTTCTTCTGGTTCACCACCACCGGCTGGATGATGTGGAACTTCCTGGTCTCCGGGCCGGCGGTGGGCGCGGCCATCGTGCTCTTCGACGGCAACCCGGGGGTCCGGGCGGAGCCCGGCCGGCCGGCGGAGCCCGACCTGGGCGCGCTGTGGCGGCTGGCGGCGGAGAGCGGCACCACGTACTTCGGCACCTCGGCCCCCTTCCTGCTGGCCTGCCGCAAGGCCGGCCTGGTGCCCCGCGAGGTCGCCGACCTGTCCGCGCTGCGCGGCGTCGGCTCCACAGGCGCGCCGCTGCCCGCCGAGGGCTTTCACTGGGTGTACGACACCGTCGGCGACCAGGTGCAGCTCCAGTCGCTGTCGGGCGGCACCGACGTGTGCACGGGCTTCGTCGGCGGGGTGCCGCTGCTGCCGGTGTACGCCGGTGAGATCGCCTGCCGCGCGTTGGGCGCCAAGGTGGAGGCCCGCTCGGCCGACGGCACCCCGGTGATCGGCGAGCTGGGCGAGCTGGTGATCACCGAGCCGATGCCGAGCATGCCGGTGGGCTTCTGGAACGACCTGGACGGCAGCCGCTACGCCGAGGCGTACTTCTCCGTCTACCCGGGCGTCTGGCGGCACGGCGACTGGATCACCATCAACTCCCGGGGCGGCTGCGTGATCACCGGGCGCTCCGACGCCACCCTCAACCGCGGCGGGGTGCGTCTCGGCACCGCCGAGTTCTATTCGGTGGTCGAGGGCCTCGACGAGGTCGTCGACTCGGTGGTGGTGCACCTGGAGGACGACGAGGGCGGTGCCGGCGAGCTGCTGCTCTTCGTGGTGCTTGCCGACGGGCTGACACTTGACGACGCGCTGCGGAAGAAGATCTGCCGCGAGCTGCGTACCGCTCTCTCACCCCGGCACGTGCCCGACGAGATCCACCAGGTACGCGCCGTGCCCCGGACCCTCTCGGCGAAGAAGCTTGAGGTGCCGGTCAAGAAGATCCTCACCGGCACCCCGGTCGACCAGGCCGCCGCGAGGGGCGCGCTGGTGAACCCCGAGTCCCTGGCGTCCTTCGCCACCTTCGCCGAACGCCGAACCGCAGTCCGGCGGCCCGCCTGAAGGTTCCGGCGGGGCAGCTCACGGGAGGGTGTGGGTGACCTTCTCCGTGGTCCGGCGGCCCGCCAGGCGGGCTGGGTCGAGGTTGGCGCAGAGGACAACGGTGGCAGCCCGGGTCAGGGGAGCCAGCAGCCAGTCGACCGGGTCGGGATAGCGGGCGGCGTCGACGAGCACCCGTGCGCCGGGTTCGATGCCCAGCTCCGTGGCGCGGGTCTCGGCGCGGGCCAGCAGTTGCGCGTCGGCGGGGCCGGGACCTGACTGCGGGGTGAAGTGGTCGCCGTGCCCGCGCACCTCGACCACGTAGTCGGCGAAGCCGGGCGGCACCTGTCGCAGCGGGGCGGCGAGCGGGGCGAGGCCCAGGGCGTACCGCTCGTCGGCGGACCAGGACTGTGCCTCGTCGAGCCGGTCGGCGGCGGCGAAGAGAACGTCCACCGCGCCCGGTGTGTCGACGACTGTCACCTTGGCCGACCAGCATCCAAGCAGCACGGCGGCGGTCTGCCAGTGCGGAGGGAGCAGCACGCCTGCCGGTGTGCCCGGCGCGAGGCCGACCTCGTCGACGAGGAGGTTGGCGGTCTTCGACACCCAGTTCGCGACTGTGGCGCCGGAGAGTTCGGTGCGGTCGCCGGTGGAGTCGTCGTACCAGGTCAGCAGCGGTCGGGTCGGGTCGGACGCGATCGCGTCGGCGAACACCCGGGCAATGTTGTCGGCCATCGGCGCGAACGATACGCCTCCGCCGCCCGTACTCGATGACGATGACAAGTCGGCGTACCGTCGGGTCGCAGTCAGCGTCGGCCCCGCACTCCGGCGTAGGCTTTACCCCGGAGTGTTGTTCCCCACAGACCCACCTTCAAGGAGTCGCCCCGTGACCGCCGGTCGCCCGCCCCGCGTGCTCATCGACGCCACGAGTGTCCCCGCCGACCGTGGTGGCGTCGGTCGATACGTCGACGGTCTGCTCGGTGCCCTCGGCAAGGTGTGCGGGTCGGGGGTGGAATTGGCAGTGGTGAGTCTGCGCACCGACCTGGAGCGCTACACCCGGATGCTGCCCGGTGCGGAGGTCATCCCCGCCCCGGCCGCAGTGGCGCACCGCCCGGCCCGGCTCGCCTGGGAGCAGACCGGCCTGCCGTTGCTCGCTCAGCAGGTCGGCGCGCACGTGCTGCACTCGCCCTTCTACACCTGCCCACTGCGGGCCGGGTGCCCGGTCACGGTCACCGTGCACGACGCGACGTTCTTCACCGAGCCGGAGCACTACGACAAGTCCCGTCGCACGTTCTTCC
The DNA window shown above is from Micromonospora lupini and carries:
- a CDS encoding acyl-CoA thioesterase; translated protein: MTEHLSAAPTGKPTSYSRVTLSKIMTAVDVNLYGTVHGGVLMKFVDDVAGAAAARHSGGTAVTAAIDEIVFSEAVRVGDLVHAHAQVNWTGQTSMEVGVRVVAERWDSAEDAPVRVATAYLVFVGVDVGGAPRTVRPVLPETPEDERRYREAEIRREHRLARRRAIQAHRAG
- a CDS encoding TIGR03089 family protein; translation: MADNIARVFADAIASDPTRPLLTWYDDSTGDRTELSGATVANWVSKTANLLVDEVGLAPGTPAGVLLPPHWQTAAVLLGCWSAKVTVVDTPGAVDVLFAAADRLDEAQSWSADERYALGLAPLAAPLRQVPPGFADYVVEVRGHGDHFTPQSGPGPADAQLLARAETRATELGIEPGARVLVDAARYPDPVDWLLAPLTRAATVVLCANLDPARLAGRRTTEKVTHTLP
- a CDS encoding acetoacetate--CoA ligase, whose translation is MGDVLWTPPADVLERSRIGDYLRWLREHRGLDFADYDELWRWSVTDLDAFWRSIWDHFEVIAHTPPTATLAERGMPGACWFPGATLNYAENVLRMPGRADDDPVVIAHGQTRPPVTLTAAELREQVRRVSAGLRRLGVTAGDRVAAYAPNIPETYVLLLATASLGAIFSSCAPEFGTRSVTDRWQQIEPTVLVAVDGYRYGDKPVDRRAEVAAIRAALPSLRHTVSIGYLDPTGTAPEGALGWAELAAPTDEQLTFTPVPFDHPLYVLYSSGTTGLPKPIVHGHGGILLEHLKMLALHHDLGPADRFFWFTTTGWMMWNFLVSGPAVGAAIVLFDGNPGVRAEPGRPAEPDLGALWRLAAESGTTYFGTSAPFLLACRKAGLVPREVADLSALRGVGSTGAPLPAEGFHWVYDTVGDQVQLQSLSGGTDVCTGFVGGVPLLPVYAGEIACRALGAKVEARSADGTPVIGELGELVITEPMPSMPVGFWNDLDGSRYAEAYFSVYPGVWRHGDWITINSRGGCVITGRSDATLNRGGVRLGTAEFYSVVEGLDEVVDSVVVHLEDDEGGAGELLLFVVLADGLTLDDALRKKICRELRTALSPRHVPDEIHQVRAVPRTLSAKKLEVPVKKILTGTPVDQAAARGALVNPESLASFATFAERRTAVRRPA